Proteins encoded together in one Desulfosporosinus meridiei DSM 13257 window:
- a CDS encoding LutB/LldF family L-lactate oxidation iron-sulfur protein yields MTMYNQTTDERVDKALANSFLRQATRRATDRLRNNKYKAADELGNWEEWRAAGEAIRKNVISNLDYYLNQLIEQMEKRGVHVHLAKTPADAVAVVRKIVREHNAKNVLKSKSMISEEIHLNHALEEDGVEVVETDLGEYIIQIASEPPSHIIVPAMHKTRQQVADLFEPIAGHALSSDTPTLTRFVRTQMREKFLRGDIGITGCNFAVASTGSIVMVTNEGNGRMVSTLPRVQITLMGMERIVPSFRELDILLNLLARSATGQRLSSYTTILTPPKDKADPDGPEEYHLVILDHNRSEILGDKLFRSSLNCIRCGACFNVCPVYRQLGGHAYGSVYSGPIGSVITPLLEKDWKKWGHLPYFSSLCGACSEACPVRIPLHDLLVKLRMRKTQSGHTPQVERQIFKAYRYFFTREKTLRRALRLGARLQWPFVRNQRITGGPPPLSNWTNSRTLPMVAPKPFMQLWADLKNKR; encoded by the coding sequence ATGACCATGTACAACCAAACCACCGATGAAAGGGTGGATAAGGCCCTCGCCAATAGCTTTTTACGACAAGCCACTCGCCGGGCCACTGATCGTTTAAGAAACAATAAGTATAAGGCAGCTGACGAACTGGGAAATTGGGAAGAATGGCGGGCAGCGGGTGAAGCAATTCGCAAAAATGTCATCTCTAATCTCGATTATTATTTGAATCAACTCATCGAACAAATGGAAAAACGAGGAGTTCATGTGCATCTGGCGAAAACTCCGGCAGACGCTGTGGCCGTGGTACGTAAGATAGTTCGTGAGCATAATGCCAAAAATGTCCTCAAATCAAAATCCATGATCTCTGAAGAAATCCACCTTAATCATGCTTTAGAGGAGGATGGTGTGGAGGTTGTCGAAACAGATTTAGGAGAGTACATCATCCAAATTGCCAGCGAACCCCCTTCCCATATCATTGTGCCGGCAATGCATAAAACCCGCCAACAAGTTGCTGATTTATTCGAGCCTATCGCCGGTCATGCCTTAAGCTCTGACACCCCTACCCTCACTCGATTCGTACGCACCCAAATGAGGGAAAAGTTTCTCCGGGGAGATATTGGAATCACCGGCTGTAACTTTGCCGTAGCCAGTACAGGGAGCATTGTGATGGTGACTAACGAAGGAAATGGGAGAATGGTCAGTACTCTTCCCCGAGTTCAGATTACCCTCATGGGCATGGAGCGTATCGTACCTTCCTTTCGGGAGTTAGACATCTTACTTAATCTACTTGCTCGCAGTGCCACAGGACAGCGTCTCTCAAGTTATACAACCATCCTTACTCCCCCCAAGGATAAAGCAGACCCAGACGGCCCAGAAGAATATCACCTGGTAATTCTGGATCATAACCGTTCCGAGATTTTGGGGGATAAACTCTTCCGCTCATCCTTAAACTGTATACGCTGCGGAGCATGCTTCAATGTATGCCCAGTCTATCGGCAACTTGGCGGACATGCTTATGGTTCTGTCTATTCCGGGCCAATTGGCTCAGTGATCACGCCTTTATTGGAGAAAGACTGGAAAAAGTGGGGGCATCTGCCCTATTTCTCTTCCTTATGCGGAGCTTGTTCAGAAGCCTGTCCCGTCCGCATCCCTCTCCACGATCTCTTAGTCAAGCTAAGAATGCGCAAAACCCAGAGCGGTCACACTCCTCAAGTTGAGCGCCAGATTTTTAAAGCTTATCGTTATTTCTTCACTCGTGAGAAAACCCTGCGCCGAGCACTTCGGCTGGGCGCGCGTCTGCAGTGGCCCTTTGTCCGAAATCAGAGAATTACCGGCGGCCCGCCGCCACTTTCCAACTGGACCAATAGCCGCACTCTGCCAATGGTGGCACCTAAACCCTTTATGCAACTATGGGCTGATTTAAAGAATAAGAGGTGA
- a CDS encoding UxaA family hydrolase: MKKQAVVINPKDNVATVVADLSANSTVHFFIDHTEHALTLLEDIPLGHKIAIQEIQAGQDIIKYAESIGAATELIQPGRHVHVHNMESLRGRKDK; encoded by the coding sequence TTGAAGAAACAAGCTGTAGTGATAAACCCTAAGGATAATGTTGCCACAGTTGTAGCTGACTTATCAGCTAATTCAACTGTCCATTTTTTCATTGATCACACTGAACACGCACTTACACTCCTGGAAGACATTCCTCTCGGGCACAAAATTGCTATTCAAGAAATACAGGCCGGACAAGATATCATCAAATATGCTGAAAGCATTGGGGCTGCCACTGAATTAATCCAGCCAGGCCGGCATGTTCACGTCCACAATATGGAAAGTCTTCGTGGACGCAAGGATAAGTAA
- a CDS encoding xanthine phosphoribosyltransferase codes for MELLKNKIRDTARISEDRIIQVDNFLNHQLDISLFNEIGKEFKRRFADKEITKIITIETSGIAIACITAQYFDNIPVVFAKKHAGLNMNPDVYEAKVFSYTKNQEYTIKVSKAFLSANDKVLIIDDFLASGSALLGLVSLVNQSGAEIGGVGIVIEKTFQGGRKVVEEKGVQIESLAMIDALKDGQVFFK; via the coding sequence ATGGAACTCTTAAAAAACAAGATTCGTGATACTGCAAGAATTAGCGAGGATCGAATAATTCAAGTAGATAATTTTTTAAATCATCAATTGGATATTTCCTTATTCAACGAAATAGGTAAGGAATTCAAACGGAGGTTTGCTGATAAAGAAATAACAAAAATTATCACAATCGAAACCTCTGGCATCGCTATTGCCTGTATAACCGCTCAATATTTCGACAATATACCCGTAGTTTTTGCCAAAAAACATGCCGGCCTCAATATGAACCCTGATGTTTACGAGGCCAAGGTTTTTTCTTACACAAAGAATCAGGAATATACCATTAAAGTATCCAAAGCCTTCCTGTCTGCTAATGATAAAGTCTTAATCATCGATGATTTTCTGGCAAGCGGCAGCGCACTCTTGGGGTTGGTTAGTTTAGTTAATCAAAGCGGTGCGGAAATAGGTGGAGTAGGGATTGTCATTGAAAAAACCTTTCAAGGCGGCCGAAAAGTCGTTGAAGAAAAAGGGGTTCAGATAGAATCGTTAGCGATGATTGACGCGTTGAAAGATGGTCAAGTTTTTTTCAAATAA
- a CDS encoding LutC/YkgG family protein has product MSNTSDFISNLAAKLGRPTPTEPPPQVELSVPQYRLSNTAERVSIFMQNWQALGGKGAIVRSADETLQCLKEWFGEQPIAWFKENSQALLAWDTLPTVAESAFSSLNWPLTRYSQSAFDPHHRYSIAANAELGITGSDWGISLSGTVVVKSDPFRGRAISLLPPRHLSFIESTKIQDNLFNVLEEVAALGSPPAAIEMISGPSRTSDIEMDLSIGVHGPIEVYVIVIDH; this is encoded by the coding sequence ATGAGCAATACCAGTGATTTTATCAGTAACTTGGCAGCAAAACTGGGGCGGCCTACCCCTACTGAGCCTCCTCCGCAAGTTGAACTCTCTGTACCTCAGTATCGGTTATCCAACACAGCAGAACGAGTCTCAATTTTTATGCAGAATTGGCAAGCCCTTGGAGGTAAAGGAGCCATCGTTAGATCTGCCGACGAAACTCTTCAGTGTCTCAAAGAATGGTTCGGTGAGCAGCCGATTGCTTGGTTTAAGGAGAATTCTCAAGCTCTACTGGCCTGGGATACACTCCCCACCGTCGCTGAGTCAGCCTTTTCTTCCTTGAATTGGCCTCTTACTCGTTATAGTCAATCAGCCTTTGATCCTCACCACCGCTACTCCATCGCAGCCAATGCCGAACTTGGAATTACCGGTTCTGATTGGGGAATCTCACTTTCCGGCACAGTTGTAGTGAAAAGTGATCCTTTCAGAGGCCGGGCCATAAGTTTGCTTCCCCCCAGGCATCTTTCCTTCATCGAAAGTACCAAGATACAGGACAACCTCTTCAATGTCCTTGAAGAGGTTGCCGCTTTAGGAAGTCCACCCGCTGCTATTGAAATGATCTCAGGCCCCAGCCGCACCTCGGATATTGAGATGGATCTATCCATTGGCGTACACGGACCGATTGAAGTCTATGTCATAGTTATCGACCATTAG
- the hprK gene encoding HPr(Ser) kinase/phosphatase, producing MLTVNQLVEKFNFEVLAGHVGLDKEITEYSLKRPSAELAGYLEHLTPQRIQVYGRTELGLLQQFDDSVRRSKLSQVMLSEVPCVIITRGLTIPLEFIELASERKIPLLTTPRSSTQLFYLLIRYLINQLAPSTNVQGVLVDVYGVGLMITGERGIGKSEAALELIKRGHLLVAADVVKVRRVDEERLLGTAPKRIRNQLEVRGLGILDVTTLFGAGSVREEKVINFIVHLEEWQQDKDYDRIGLEPPKTRQILGISVPEILIPVRPGRNLATLIEVAVIQNWNHNFRVHVSPPLRD from the coding sequence TTGCTTACGGTAAACCAGTTAGTGGAAAAATTTAATTTTGAGGTCTTAGCAGGGCATGTGGGATTGGACAAGGAAATTACGGAATATAGCTTGAAACGTCCGAGTGCTGAATTAGCCGGATATTTAGAACACTTGACACCTCAGCGTATTCAAGTATACGGCAGAACTGAATTAGGACTACTTCAGCAATTTGATGATTCAGTACGTCGTTCAAAACTCTCTCAAGTTATGCTTTCGGAAGTACCTTGTGTTATTATTACCCGCGGTTTAACAATTCCACTAGAGTTTATCGAGTTAGCTAGTGAACGGAAGATTCCTCTTTTAACAACTCCTCGCTCTTCAACTCAACTATTTTACCTGCTAATTCGTTACCTAATTAATCAGTTGGCTCCCAGTACCAATGTTCAGGGGGTGTTAGTTGATGTTTATGGAGTAGGATTAATGATCACCGGGGAGAGAGGCATTGGAAAAAGCGAGGCAGCTTTAGAGCTTATAAAGAGAGGCCATTTATTAGTGGCCGCTGATGTCGTCAAAGTTCGCCGAGTGGACGAAGAAAGATTGTTGGGTACTGCTCCTAAACGAATTCGAAATCAGCTTGAAGTGCGGGGCTTAGGAATACTTGATGTAACCACTCTTTTTGGGGCGGGTTCAGTGAGAGAAGAAAAAGTCATTAATTTTATTGTGCATTTAGAAGAATGGCAGCAAGATAAGGATTATGACCGAATTGGACTTGAACCACCTAAAACAAGACAGATTTTAGGAATTTCGGTTCCAGAAATTTTAATCCCTGTGCGACCGGGACGAAACTTAGCTACTCTGATTGAAGTAGCGGTAATTCAAAACTGGAATCATAATTTTAGAGTGCATGTCTCCCCACCGTTAAGGGACTAA
- the splB gene encoding spore photoproduct lyase, with protein MSLEFRPTRVFYEPSALDYPLGKSLVEQFRSQGVPIKPTSSHNRITGIPGDTPAAQYGEAKRTLVIGVRRSEKFQSCKPSAHYQLPLVTSCPGMCEYCYLATTLGKKPYIRVYVNLEEILDIAAKLIEERLPEITQFEGAATSDPVPVERYTGSLKRAIEFFGRETNGRFRFVTKYTDIQSLLDAKHEGHTRFRFSLNCDEVVEKYEHGTPAPEQRIIAAGKVLKADYPLGFIIAPIFRFPGWQEAYQKLMERSAEELVKRAPSGWSAQQLSLEFISHRFTARAKTNILDIFPKSSLPMNEEERKFKYGQFGYGKYLYQPEEMIEMKEFFLEQVKNYFPLAQVEYFV; from the coding sequence ATGTCGCTAGAATTCAGACCTACCCGGGTCTTTTACGAGCCAAGTGCCCTGGATTATCCCCTAGGAAAATCCTTAGTAGAACAGTTTCGGAGCCAAGGAGTGCCGATCAAACCTACTTCCTCTCATAATCGTATAACCGGAATTCCCGGGGATACTCCTGCTGCCCAATATGGCGAGGCCAAGAGGACATTAGTGATCGGCGTCCGTCGCAGCGAGAAGTTTCAATCCTGTAAACCCTCTGCTCATTATCAACTGCCTCTGGTCACCAGCTGTCCTGGTATGTGTGAATACTGCTATCTGGCTACTACCCTAGGGAAAAAGCCTTATATCAGAGTCTATGTGAATTTAGAAGAGATTTTAGATATTGCCGCCAAACTGATAGAGGAGCGACTTCCGGAGATTACTCAGTTTGAAGGAGCGGCAACCTCTGATCCGGTTCCGGTGGAGCGTTATACCGGGTCTTTAAAGCGAGCCATTGAATTCTTCGGACGGGAGACTAACGGACGTTTTCGCTTTGTCACAAAGTACACAGATATTCAAAGCTTGCTTGATGCTAAACATGAAGGACATACCCGCTTTCGCTTTAGTTTGAATTGTGATGAGGTTGTGGAGAAGTATGAACACGGAACTCCTGCTCCGGAGCAGCGGATTATTGCCGCGGGTAAAGTTTTAAAAGCTGACTATCCCTTAGGCTTTATTATCGCTCCGATTTTCCGATTTCCGGGCTGGCAGGAAGCGTATCAAAAGCTTATGGAACGGTCAGCTGAAGAACTGGTAAAAAGGGCTCCCTCCGGTTGGTCTGCTCAACAATTATCCCTGGAATTTATCTCTCATCGCTTTACTGCGAGGGCTAAGACAAATATCTTAGATATCTTCCCGAAATCATCCTTACCTATGAACGAGGAAGAACGCAAGTTTAAATATGGTCAGTTTGGTTACGGAAAGTATCTCTATCAACCGGAAGAAATGATCGAGATGAAAGAGTTTTTTCTGGAGCAGGTTAAGAACTACTTCCCCTTAGCTCAAGTTGAGTATTTCGTCTAA
- a CDS encoding phasin family protein, with translation MKDLIKKGLSLGLGLAVVSKEQIEKLVDELVKKGEVSTAESKDLINELLEKGEAEHKQLNARIHEQLEKVLKDLNIPNKADLERLEKRIQELENKQ, from the coding sequence GTGAAAGACCTTATCAAAAAGGGCTTGTCCTTGGGTTTAGGACTAGCGGTAGTAAGTAAAGAACAAATTGAAAAGCTAGTAGATGAATTGGTTAAAAAAGGTGAAGTGTCAACTGCTGAATCCAAGGATCTAATCAATGAGCTGTTAGAGAAGGGGGAAGCTGAGCATAAGCAACTGAATGCTCGAATTCATGAGCAATTAGAAAAAGTGCTTAAAGATCTCAATATTCCTAACAAAGCTGATCTGGAGCGTTTGGAAAAGCGAATTCAAGAGCTCGAAAATAAACAGTAA
- a CDS encoding NADP-dependent isocitrate dehydrogenase codes for MQKIQMKTPLVEMDGDEMTRIIWKSIKEILLQPYIDLKTEYFDLGLRKRDDTEDQITIDSAKATQKYGVAVKCATITPNAQRVEEYNLKEMWKSPNGTIRAILDGTVFRAPIIAEGIRPLVPTWKKPIIIARHAYGDVYRNVEYRVSEPGKAELVFTNEKGEVSRQTIFEYKDKGVLMGMHNLDSSIESFARSCFNYALDLKQDLWFSTKDTISKQYDHTFKDIFQDIYDREYKEKFEEAQIEYFYTLIDDAVARVIRSEGGYIWACKNYDGDVMSDMIATAFGSLAMMTSVLVSPEGNFEYEAAHGTVTRHYYKHLKGEETSTNSMATIFAWSGALRKRGELDGLNELVEFANQLEEASLKTIESGIMTKDLALISELPNKKTVSTEQFLVEIKQTLDSIRG; via the coding sequence GTGCAGAAAATTCAGATGAAGACCCCGTTAGTTGAAATGGATGGAGATGAGATGACTAGAATCATCTGGAAATCCATTAAAGAAATCTTATTACAACCCTACATTGATTTAAAAACAGAGTACTTTGATCTTGGTTTGCGGAAACGGGATGACACAGAGGATCAAATAACTATTGATTCAGCGAAAGCTACCCAGAAATATGGCGTTGCTGTAAAGTGTGCGACAATTACTCCGAATGCTCAAAGAGTAGAAGAGTATAATCTTAAGGAAATGTGGAAAAGCCCTAATGGCACCATTAGAGCGATTCTTGATGGAACGGTGTTTCGAGCGCCTATTATTGCCGAAGGTATTCGACCATTGGTGCCTACCTGGAAAAAACCTATTATTATTGCACGTCATGCTTATGGAGATGTCTATAGAAATGTAGAGTATAGAGTAAGCGAGCCGGGTAAGGCCGAGCTGGTATTCACCAATGAAAAAGGGGAAGTGTCTCGTCAAACGATTTTTGAATATAAAGATAAGGGTGTTCTCATGGGAATGCACAATCTTGATAGTTCAATCGAAAGCTTTGCCCGCTCCTGTTTTAATTATGCCCTGGATTTGAAGCAGGATTTATGGTTTTCTACTAAAGATACGATTTCAAAGCAGTATGACCACACCTTTAAAGATATTTTTCAAGATATTTATGACCGGGAGTATAAGGAGAAATTTGAAGAGGCCCAGATAGAGTACTTCTATACCCTAATTGATGATGCAGTTGCTCGCGTGATTCGTTCTGAGGGAGGGTACATATGGGCCTGCAAAAACTACGATGGTGATGTCATGTCAGATATGATAGCTACGGCTTTTGGTAGCTTGGCAATGATGACCTCAGTATTAGTTTCCCCGGAGGGAAATTTTGAGTATGAAGCAGCCCATGGCACTGTAACCCGGCATTATTACAAACATCTGAAAGGTGAGGAAACCTCGACAAACTCCATGGCGACGATCTTTGCTTGGTCCGGGGCCTTGAGAAAGCGGGGAGAACTTGACGGCTTGAATGAGCTGGTTGAATTTGCGAATCAATTGGAGGAGGCTTCCTTGAAAACTATTGAATCGGGGATTATGACAAAGGACTTGGCGCTGATCTCCGAACTTCCTAATAAGAAAACAGTCAGTACGGAGCAATTCCTAGTAGAGATTAAGCAGACCTTAGATAGTATTCGCGGTTAA
- a CDS encoding ABC1 kinase family protein, which yields MIGKRIRHIKRYRDVAKVLARHGFGFFVEEMGLLHMLSLPKRLFTDTEEIDPLSIGERIRLVIEELGPTYIKIGQIASTRADIFPQEILCELEKLQENVPSFSFEEVTTIIEEELGSPLSDIFSSFDKTVIAAASIGQVHRARLRSTGEQVAVKVQRPRIKTMIETDLEILLDLATLAEHRMKRMERLQLRDVVEEFAKSLRNELDYSIEGRNAEKIAKQFKNNKGVHIPSIYWDYSTRKVLTLEFVEGLRLNQFEALEQNGYDHKILAEKLVQALFHQILIAGFFHADPHPGNIFLLKGGVISFIDFGMVGRLTLDMKHNFASLIIAMMRQNTEAMIKAVLRIGIVPEDVNLLLLSNDVDELREKYMDVPMSRISLGEAISDLFEVAFRHQIRIPSDFTMVAKCLLILEGIVEKLDPQLSIMDMAEPFGIQLLKERYRPSTIAGRLWHNVSDYGDLLVELPKQMKDLMGNLVRGRIRLEVSVPELDVFLRKLDRITNQISFSIVLLSFSIVMAGIIVASALGQEPIMFWQISVIEIGAAMAGLMLLWLFVSIFKSGKF from the coding sequence ATGATTGGGAAAAGAATACGCCATATTAAGCGCTATCGAGATGTTGCTAAGGTCTTAGCTCGCCACGGTTTTGGTTTTTTTGTGGAGGAGATGGGGCTTTTACATATGCTTTCTTTACCTAAGCGACTTTTCACAGACACAGAAGAGATAGATCCGCTGTCAATAGGAGAGAGGATACGCTTAGTTATTGAAGAATTAGGTCCTACATACATAAAAATCGGTCAGATTGCCAGCACCCGAGCTGATATCTTCCCCCAGGAAATACTTTGTGAACTGGAAAAGTTGCAAGAAAATGTCCCGTCCTTCTCCTTCGAGGAAGTAACGACTATTATTGAGGAAGAATTAGGCTCACCTCTATCTGATATCTTCTCATCCTTTGATAAAACAGTAATTGCTGCGGCGTCAATTGGACAGGTACATCGTGCTCGTCTCAGATCTACCGGAGAGCAGGTTGCGGTTAAGGTGCAGCGGCCCCGCATCAAAACAATGATTGAAACTGACCTGGAGATACTTCTTGACCTAGCCACATTGGCAGAACACCGTATGAAACGAATGGAACGTCTTCAACTGCGAGATGTGGTAGAAGAATTTGCTAAGTCATTGCGCAACGAGTTGGATTATTCCATAGAAGGCAGAAATGCGGAGAAGATAGCTAAGCAGTTTAAAAATAATAAAGGTGTTCACATCCCTTCGATTTATTGGGATTATTCCACTCGAAAAGTACTTACCTTGGAATTTGTAGAGGGCTTGAGGCTTAATCAGTTTGAAGCTCTGGAGCAGAATGGGTATGATCATAAAATTTTGGCAGAAAAGCTCGTCCAGGCGCTTTTTCATCAGATTTTAATTGCAGGTTTTTTTCATGCCGACCCTCATCCCGGGAATATATTTCTCCTGAAGGGGGGAGTTATTTCTTTCATTGATTTTGGCATGGTTGGAAGACTTACTTTAGATATGAAACATAATTTTGCTTCCTTAATTATTGCCATGATGCGTCAGAACACAGAAGCTATGATTAAGGCAGTCTTGCGCATCGGCATCGTTCCGGAGGATGTTAATTTACTTTTGCTGAGTAATGATGTGGATGAATTGCGAGAAAAGTATATGGATGTCCCTATGAGTCGGATTAGCCTGGGAGAAGCGATCAGCGATCTTTTTGAGGTTGCCTTTCGCCATCAGATTCGCATTCCTTCGGATTTTACCATGGTTGCCAAATGCCTGCTTATTCTTGAAGGGATTGTGGAAAAGTTAGATCCTCAGCTGAGTATTATGGACATGGCAGAACCTTTTGGGATTCAGCTTTTAAAGGAACGCTACAGGCCAAGTACTATTGCCGGCAGGCTATGGCATAATGTCTCGGATTATGGTGATCTTCTGGTAGAGCTGCCTAAACAAATGAAGGATTTGATGGGGAATCTAGTGCGAGGGCGTATTCGCCTGGAAGTCAGTGTCCCGGAGCTGGATGTTTTTCTGCGAAAATTGGATCGAATTACAAATCAGATTTCGTTTAGTATTGTATTATTGTCCTTTAGCATTGTGATGGCGGGGATTATTGTAGCATCTGCCTTGGGCCAGGAGCCGATTATGTTTTGGCAGATCTCTGTGATTGAGATTGGTGCTGCCATGGCCGGGCTGATGTTACTTTGGCTTTTTGTTTCAATTTTTAAGTCCGGTAAGTTTTAG
- a CDS encoding C40 family peptidase: MKTLKNNKWWSLILVPIFSTSLFVTILTAAPLTITEKMDTEEIQTIAVSTTEVPKNAAEQQPTSEPQSTVNTPNPNTPTSISSSTPAPTSTPVKTAQPQTSRSTSTSSTTSKTTAAKATTQPTKASAIISTGKQYLGVKYVYGGTTPAGFDCSGFVQYVFAKHGITLPRVSRDQYKIGTSVSYSNLQPGDLVFFSLAKNGVVDHEGIYIGNGQFINAASSKGVTIYTLGTYWQSAYVGAKRVL; the protein is encoded by the coding sequence GTGAAAACTTTAAAAAACAATAAATGGTGGTCTCTGATTCTAGTCCCCATCTTTTCTACATCTTTGTTTGTGACTATTCTCACAGCCGCACCTTTAACAATCACTGAAAAAATGGATACAGAAGAAATTCAAACTATAGCCGTCTCGACAACAGAAGTGCCAAAGAATGCAGCTGAACAACAACCAACCTCAGAACCTCAATCAACTGTTAACACCCCAAATCCAAATACCCCTACTTCAATTTCCAGTTCTACACCGGCACCGACAAGTACTCCAGTCAAGACAGCTCAGCCACAGACAAGCAGATCGACTAGTACCAGCAGTACTACCAGTAAAACTACTGCTGCCAAAGCAACCACTCAACCCACAAAAGCCAGTGCCATTATATCAACCGGCAAACAATACCTGGGGGTAAAATATGTCTATGGTGGTACTACGCCGGCAGGATTTGACTGTTCAGGTTTCGTCCAATATGTTTTTGCTAAGCATGGAATTACTTTGCCTAGGGTTTCTAGGGATCAGTATAAAATTGGAACCTCCGTCTCCTATAGTAATCTACAACCGGGAGATTTAGTATTCTTCTCATTGGCTAAAAACGGAGTCGTAGACCATGAGGGTATTTATATTGGGAACGGTCAATTTATTAATGCCGCAAGTTCTAAAGGGGTTACGATCTATACTTTGGGAACCTATTGGCAATCCGCCTACGTCGGAGCAAAACGAGTATTGTAA
- a CDS encoding UxaA family hydrolase — translation MEILGYRRPDGKVGIRNHILIIPTSVCASTVAANIARQIPDAVALPNQHGCCQIGPDHLQTLRTLVGFGKNPNVAAVLVVGLGCEGIPIQETAAEIAASGKPIEVVIIQEIGGTLKAEAEGLRKASELVRQVSHQQPAKVDISELSLAIECGGSDFTSGLASNPAVGIAADLLVAAGGNVMLSETTEFIGAEHVLARRAKTPEVAEKLFKIVHDCEERAKYLNIDIRDGQPTPGNIAGGITSIEEKSLGCIYKAGHAPIQDVLQYGEIPKGKGLYVMDTPGQDIESITGMLAGGATIVIFTTGRGTPTGSPIAPVIKITANPRTFELMEDNIDLDASPIISGEETIEQVGNRIFEEIISVSNGRRTKAESLGYKEFGIYKIAPTY, via the coding sequence ATGGAGATTCTAGGTTATCGACGTCCCGATGGCAAAGTAGGAATACGTAATCATATTTTAATAATCCCTACATCCGTCTGTGCAAGCACCGTTGCTGCAAATATCGCCCGCCAAATCCCCGATGCCGTTGCCCTTCCCAATCAACACGGCTGCTGTCAAATAGGCCCAGATCACCTGCAAACCCTTCGAACCCTTGTTGGGTTTGGCAAGAATCCAAATGTCGCAGCAGTTTTAGTAGTTGGCTTAGGCTGTGAGGGAATACCTATACAGGAAACCGCCGCAGAAATAGCAGCCTCCGGAAAACCGATTGAAGTGGTGATTATCCAGGAAATTGGCGGCACTTTAAAAGCTGAAGCCGAAGGCTTACGTAAAGCCAGTGAATTAGTACGTCAAGTCTCTCATCAGCAACCGGCAAAAGTTGATATCAGTGAGTTAAGTTTAGCCATTGAATGCGGGGGATCAGACTTCACTTCAGGCCTCGCTTCAAACCCTGCAGTAGGAATCGCTGCCGATCTGTTAGTTGCAGCCGGGGGCAATGTCATGCTGTCCGAAACCACCGAATTTATTGGTGCAGAACATGTTCTGGCCCGTCGCGCCAAGACTCCGGAAGTTGCGGAAAAGCTATTCAAAATAGTCCATGACTGTGAAGAACGCGCCAAGTATTTGAATATCGACATTCGTGACGGTCAACCTACACCGGGCAATATTGCCGGCGGTATTACTTCAATAGAAGAAAAGTCCTTAGGTTGTATCTATAAAGCCGGTCATGCTCCCATCCAAGACGTCCTTCAGTACGGAGAAATCCCCAAGGGAAAAGGTCTGTATGTTATGGACACCCCCGGTCAAGATATTGAATCTATAACGGGAATGCTAGCCGGAGGCGCTACCATTGTAATCTTTACCACAGGCCGAGGAACTCCCACCGGTTCCCCCATAGCCCCTGTTATTAAGATCACAGCGAATCCACGGACATTTGAGCTAATGGAAGACAACATTGACCTAGATGCATCTCCTATTATCTCTGGTGAAGAAACCATTGAGCAAGTCGGAAATCGAATATTTGAAGAGATTATTTCTGTGTCAAATGGACGCCGAACCAAAGCGGAGAGCTTAGGCTATAAAGAATTTGGAATTTACAAGATTGCTCCGACCTATTAA